In Azospirillaceae bacterium, a genomic segment contains:
- a CDS encoding asparaginase, with protein MHDHTDDHSHDGHDHQDGCCGGHGAEPAPTVRQVDIPDRSDAPILVEVTRGSMVESRHRGRVVVVDADARVVAHWGDMDGLVYPRSSNKALQAIPLIESGAADAFAVTDEELALACASHQGEAMHTTRVAAWLDRLGLSVADLECGSHLPTHEPTAAALLATGEKPTALHNNCSGKHTGFLAVAKHKGEKLVGYVRYQHPVQQRILGVIEQVTGQDLSRAPWGVDGCSIPTIGLPLGALALGMARLADPDCLPDRRAEAVTRLRRAWGAHPELVGGTGNFDTDFMRAAESRVLLKSGAEGVCCAVLPEHGLGIALKIEDGAPRASGPAMAAVLKRLGVLPDTVWDGVGHLAVAPITSRRGDTVGEIRPTAVAVG; from the coding sequence ATGCACGACCACACCGACGATCATTCCCACGACGGCCATGACCACCAGGATGGCTGCTGCGGCGGCCATGGTGCTGAACCGGCGCCCACCGTGCGCCAGGTGGACATTCCCGACCGGTCGGACGCGCCCATCCTGGTGGAGGTGACGCGCGGTTCCATGGTGGAATCCCGCCATCGCGGCCGGGTGGTGGTGGTCGATGCCGACGCCCGGGTAGTGGCGCATTGGGGCGACATGGACGGGCTGGTCTACCCCCGCTCCTCCAACAAGGCCTTGCAGGCCATCCCCCTGATCGAAAGCGGGGCGGCCGACGCCTTCGCCGTCACGGATGAGGAACTGGCGCTGGCCTGCGCCTCCCACCAGGGGGAGGCGATGCACACCACCCGCGTGGCCGCCTGGCTGGACCGGCTGGGCCTATCGGTGGCCGATCTGGAATGTGGTTCCCACCTGCCCACGCATGAGCCCACCGCCGCCGCCCTGCTGGCGACGGGGGAAAAGCCCACGGCCCTGCACAACAACTGTTCCGGCAAGCACACCGGTTTCCTGGCGGTGGCCAAGCACAAGGGCGAGAAGCTGGTGGGTTATGTCCGCTACCAGCACCCGGTGCAGCAGCGCATCCTGGGCGTCATCGAACAGGTGACGGGCCAGGATCTCAGTCGCGCGCCCTGGGGCGTGGACGGCTGTTCCATCCCCACCATCGGCCTGCCGCTGGGGGCCTTGGCCCTGGGCATGGCCCGCCTGGCCGATCCCGATTGCCTGCCCGACCGCCGGGCGGAGGCTGTGACGCGCCTGCGCCGGGCTTGGGGAGCCCACCCCGAACTGGTGGGCGGCACCGGCAACTTCGACACCGACTTCATGCGCGCGGCGGAATCCCGCGTGCTGCTGAAGTCGGGGGCGGAGGGCGTGTGTTGCGCCGTGCTGCCGGAACACGGCCTGGGCATCGCCCTGAAGATCGAGGACGGGGCGCCGCGCGCCTCCGGTCCCGCCATGGCGGCGGTGCTGAAGCGCCTGGGCGTCCTGCCCGACACGGTGTGGGACGGTGTCGGCCATCTGGCCGTGGCCCCGATCACCAGCCGGCGCGGCGACACCGTCGGCGAAATCCGCCCGACCGCGGTGGCGGTGGGGTAA
- a CDS encoding TrmH family RNA methyltransferase → MRGYFALGAEGISKSGNIGTIMRSGHAFGASFVFTVNAALDLDEVNRVDTSGGQDHVPLYTYPNVAAMALPEGCTLVGVELTDDAVDLPSFRHPLRAAYVLGPERGSLSPAMQARCDHIIKIPTKFCVNVAVAAAIVMYDRMISLGRFAERPVRVGGPAGPAPTHVHGRQKVRNVDSKRMRPLLGDWQE, encoded by the coding sequence ATGCGTGGATATTTCGCCCTGGGCGCCGAGGGGATCAGCAAGTCGGGCAATATCGGGACCATCATGCGCTCCGGCCATGCGTTCGGGGCGAGCTTCGTGTTCACCGTGAACGCGGCGCTGGACCTGGATGAGGTCAACCGGGTGGACACATCCGGCGGCCAGGACCATGTCCCCCTCTACACCTACCCCAACGTCGCGGCGATGGCGCTGCCCGAGGGCTGCACCCTGGTGGGTGTGGAACTGACGGACGACGCGGTGGATCTGCCCAGCTTCCGCCACCCCCTGCGGGCGGCCTATGTGCTGGGGCCGGAGCGCGGCAGTTTGTCGCCGGCCATGCAGGCGCGCTGCGACCACATCATCAAAATCCCCACCAAGTTCTGCGTCAACGTGGCCGTGGCCGCCGCCATCGTCATGTACGACCGCATGATCTCGCTTGGCCGTTTTGCTGAGCGTCCGGTGCGTGTCGGCGGCCCGGCGGGCCCGGCGCCCACCCATGTCCATGGCCGGCAGAAGGTCCGCAACGTGGACAGCAAGCGCATGCGCCCCCTGCTGGGCGACTGGCAAGAATAG
- the gpt gene encoding xanthine phosphoribosyltransferase, whose product MSQHADTAKNFPVTWEELHRHAKALAWRLSDRGPWKGIVAITRGGLVPAAILARELNIRLIDTLCISSYDHQNQRTAQQLKMPVAVEDEGEGWLMIDDLVDTGKTAAIVRKLLPKAHFATIYAKPAGRPLVDTFITEVSQDTWIHFPWDLNPIAFMQIRND is encoded by the coding sequence ATGTCCCAGCACGCCGATACCGCCAAGAACTTTCCCGTGACCTGGGAAGAACTGCATCGTCACGCCAAGGCGCTGGCCTGGCGCCTCAGCGACCGTGGGCCGTGGAAGGGCATCGTCGCCATCACCCGCGGCGGCCTGGTACCGGCCGCCATCCTGGCGCGTGAGCTGAACATCCGCCTGATCGATACCCTCTGCATCTCCAGCTACGACCATCAGAACCAGCGCACGGCGCAGCAGCTGAAGATGCCGGTGGCGGTCGAGGACGAGGGCGAGGGCTGGCTGATGATCGACGACCTGGTGGACACCGGCAAGACGGCCGCCATCGTGCGCAAGCTGCTGCCCAAGGCGCATTTCGCCACCATCTATGCCAAGCCGGCCGGCCGCCCCCTGGTGGACACCTTCATCACGGAAGTGTCGCAGGACACCTGGATCCATTTCCCCTGGGACCTGAACCCCATCGCCTTCATGCAGATCCGGAACGACTGA
- a CDS encoding glutathione S-transferase family protein, with amino-acid sequence MNAPTALPPGLPPGLPAQPITLFGGGSLFGLPDASPFAIKAEVQLKMAGLPYVKAQAMPDQGPKGQLPFIDDDGQRVGDTTFIRAHLEGTYGIDLDAGLTPEQRAQSWALERLLENQLYWCVVYGRWLIPENFAKGPAQFFDRVPEAARDGVRQAARDRVAQNVRAAGPARHTAAEVAALCDRSLSALSLLLGDRPYFMGDKASAVDATALGVLAGLLTPFFDSGVRRQALGYPNLLAYTDRLMAEFYPDFPWVPVAG; translated from the coding sequence ATGAACGCCCCCACAGCCCTTCCCCCCGGCCTTCCCCCCGGCCTTCCCGCCCAGCCCATCACCCTGTTCGGCGGCGGCAGCCTGTTCGGCCTGCCCGACGCCAGCCCCTTCGCCATCAAGGCGGAGGTGCAGCTGAAGATGGCGGGCCTGCCCTATGTGAAGGCCCAGGCCATGCCCGACCAGGGCCCCAAGGGCCAGTTGCCCTTCATCGATGACGATGGCCAGCGGGTGGGCGACACCACCTTCATCCGCGCGCATCTGGAGGGGACCTACGGCATCGACCTGGATGCCGGGCTGACGCCTGAACAGCGGGCGCAGTCCTGGGCACTGGAACGGCTGCTGGAAAACCAGCTCTACTGGTGCGTGGTCTACGGCCGTTGGCTGATCCCGGAGAATTTCGCCAAGGGCCCCGCCCAGTTCTTCGACCGGGTGCCGGAGGCGGCGCGGGACGGTGTCCGCCAGGCGGCGCGGGACCGGGTCGCGCAGAACGTGCGCGCCGCCGGGCCCGCGCGGCACACGGCGGCGGAGGTGGCGGCCCTGTGTGACCGCTCCCTCTCCGCGCTGTCGCTGCTGCTGGGCGACCGACCCTATTTCATGGGGGATAAGGCCAGTGCCGTGGATGCCACCGCCCTGGGCGTGCTGGCCGGCCTGCTGACGCCGTTCTTCGACAGCGGCGTGCGGCGCCAGGCCTTGGGGTATCCCAACCTGCTGGCTTACACCGACCGCCTGATGGCGGAATTCTACCCGGATTTTCCTTGGGTGCCGGTCGCCGGCTGA
- a CDS encoding YafY family protein — protein sequence MRRADRLFQIIQILRRTRFPLTADALAAELETSKRTVYRDVADLMAQRVPIRGEAGIGYVLEDGYDLPPLMLTPDEIEAAVLGAQWVAERGDPALARAAQDLIAKIAATVPDRLRPYVLEPAVRVPMALPGQNPRETPAHALDLARTRAWIHAGRKIALRYTDEGGRDSRRVIWPVTIAYFHTARLLAGWCELRQDFRHFRTDRVVAADFLDERYPEQPIALRGRWLKQLKRRRQEELGFARDN from the coding sequence ATGAGACGCGCCGACCGCCTGTTCCAGATCATCCAGATCCTGCGCCGCACGCGCTTCCCCCTGACGGCCGACGCCCTGGCGGCGGAACTGGAGACATCGAAACGCACCGTCTATCGCGATGTCGCCGACCTGATGGCCCAGCGCGTGCCCATCCGGGGGGAGGCGGGCATCGGCTATGTGCTGGAGGACGGCTACGACCTGCCGCCCCTGATGCTGACGCCCGATGAGATCGAGGCCGCGGTGCTGGGCGCCCAATGGGTGGCGGAACGGGGCGACCCGGCCCTGGCCCGCGCCGCCCAGGACTTGATCGCCAAGATCGCGGCCACCGTGCCGGATCGCCTGCGCCCCTATGTGCTGGAGCCGGCCGTGCGCGTGCCCATGGCTTTACCGGGCCAGAACCCGCGCGAGACGCCGGCACATGCCCTGGACCTGGCCCGCACCCGCGCCTGGATCCACGCCGGCCGCAAGATCGCGCTGCGCTACACCGATGAGGGCGGGCGGGACAGCCGCCGCGTCATCTGGCCCGTCACCATCGCCTATTTCCACACCGCGCGCCTGCTGGCGGGCTGGTGCGAGTTGCGCCAGGACTTCCGCCATTTCCGCACCGACCGGGTGGTGGCCGCCGATTTCCTGGACGAGCGTTATCCCGAACAGCCGATCGCCCTGCGCGGGCGCTGGCTGAAGCAACTGAAGCGCCGCCGGCAGGAGGAATTGGGCTTCGCCCGCGATAATTAA
- a CDS encoding MarR family transcriptional regulator: METHGDIFEAALETARHLHRSTTALSRRLLTARPAEGLSTTKLGVLGRLYREGPATATALAAYLRIQPQSLTRLLADLESQDLILRRPDAVDRRQVRIEITDAGNRLLIGDVQDRRTALARAMVATLTPTERDLLRLAARLMDRLADAPLLTSDTPPSEEQDE, translated from the coding sequence ATGGAGACACACGGCGACATATTCGAGGCGGCGCTGGAGACGGCGCGCCACCTGCACCGCAGCACCACCGCCCTGTCGCGGCGTCTGCTGACGGCACGGCCGGCGGAAGGCCTGAGCACCACCAAGCTGGGCGTGCTGGGCCGGCTGTACCGGGAGGGGCCGGCCACGGCCACGGCGCTGGCGGCGTATCTGCGCATCCAGCCGCAATCGCTGACCCGCCTGCTGGCGGACCTGGAAAGCCAGGACCTGATCCTCCGGCGCCCGGACGCGGTGGACCGCCGCCAGGTACGGATCGAGATCACCGACGCCGGCAACCGCCTGCTGATCGGCGACGTGCAGGACCGCCGCACCGCCCTGGCCCGCGCCATGGTCGCTACGCTGACGCCGACGGAGCGCGATTTGCTGCGCCTGGCCGCCCGGCTGATGGACCGCCTGGCCGACGCCCCCCTGCTGACATCCGACACGCCCCCAAGCGAGGAACAGGACGAATGA
- a CDS encoding serine hydrolase, with translation MMRRDTLAAATAALILATGMPAGAQSFNPGGPDAAAYGQAEGYPAGTGDNWFEKGHMVWGYSHYDSVAKTRTLPAAARPWTFKRAAEPVVHYVPDILHVKDGPVLGLDDYMARVPATGLLILKDDTILVERYQYGRTDKDRFLSQSMAKTLVSLLLGQAIADGRVKGIGDTAETYVPTLKGSPYGQTPLKALLQMSSGVAFEEAPHDLFHDLHSGVDAGTALAKYTQRTEAAGAKFRYSCGDSETLATVVHHATGRSLSDDLAATVWQPMGAEAEARWEVDASGQEIGCSGFNATLRDYGRLGRLLARDGDWDGKQLLPKDWLLAMTTLDPADAQVAPGTAAHFYGYGYQVWVMPPKASPDGRRLFALLGAEGQYIFVDPKTRLVMVQTSVKTDNQPLTTPRSETLALWLAVIRELDR, from the coding sequence ATGATGCGCCGCGACACCCTGGCGGCGGCAACCGCCGCCCTGATACTCGCCACCGGCATGCCCGCCGGGGCCCAGAGCTTCAACCCCGGCGGCCCCGACGCCGCGGCCTATGGCCAGGCGGAGGGCTATCCCGCCGGTACCGGCGACAATTGGTTTGAGAAGGGCCACATGGTCTGGGGCTACAGCCATTATGACAGCGTGGCCAAGACCCGCACCCTGCCGGCGGCGGCCCGGCCCTGGACCTTCAAGCGGGCGGCGGAGCCGGTGGTCCACTACGTCCCCGACATCCTGCATGTGAAGGACGGGCCGGTGCTGGGCCTGGACGACTACATGGCGCGGGTGCCGGCCACCGGCCTGCTGATCCTGAAGGACGACACCATCCTGGTGGAGCGCTACCAGTATGGCCGCACCGACAAGGACCGTTTCCTGTCGCAATCCATGGCCAAGACCCTGGTCAGCCTATTGCTGGGGCAGGCCATCGCCGACGGCCGGGTCAAGGGCATCGGCGACACGGCGGAAACCTACGTGCCCACCCTGAAGGGCAGCCCCTATGGCCAGACGCCGCTGAAGGCCCTGTTGCAGATGTCGTCCGGCGTGGCGTTCGAGGAAGCCCCCCACGACCTGTTCCACGACCTCCACAGCGGCGTGGACGCCGGCACGGCCCTGGCCAAGTACACCCAGCGCACCGAGGCGGCCGGCGCCAAGTTCCGCTATTCCTGCGGCGACAGTGAGACACTGGCCACCGTGGTGCACCACGCCACCGGCCGGTCCCTGTCCGACGACCTGGCCGCCACGGTGTGGCAACCCATGGGGGCGGAGGCCGAGGCGCGGTGGGAGGTGGACGCCAGCGGGCAGGAGATCGGCTGTTCCGGCTTCAACGCCACCCTGCGGGATTACGGCCGGCTGGGCCGCCTGCTGGCCCGTGACGGCGACTGGGACGGCAAGCAGTTGCTGCCCAAGGACTGGCTGCTGGCCATGACCACCCTGGACCCGGCCGATGCCCAGGTGGCACCAGGCACGGCGGCGCACTTCTACGGCTACGGCTATCAGGTCTGGGTGATGCCGCCCAAGGCCAGCCCGGACGGGCGGCGCCTGTTCGCCCTGCTGGGGGCGGAGGGGCAATACATCTTCGTCGATCCCAAGACCAGGCTGGTCATGGTCCAGACCTCGGTCAAGACCGACAACCAGCCGCTGACCACGCCGCGTTCGGAAACCCTGGCCCTGTGGCTGGCGGTCATCCGCGAACTGGACCGGTAG
- a CDS encoding Na/Pi cotransporter family protein, which translates to MEFTLALADLAGCVALLLWGVHMVQTGVQRAFGARLRAVLGRALANRAQSFLVGMGVTALLQSSTATGLMVSGFVAGGLVDLVPALAVMLGANVGTTLIVQALSFNVAAIAPVLILTGFILFRRGVSPSRDVGRGFIGLGLMLMALHQLLAIITPYEDAPSLRMLLGAIATEPVVDVILAAVLTWAAHSSVAVVLLVMSLATQSAVPPQAAFALVLGANLGTAINPLLEGAAGDDPVARRLPLGNLLNRAVAVLLGLVLIRQIGPLMVRLEPDVTRAVADFHTLFNVAVGVLCFPLLPAYARLLTRMLPARVDASDPGRPLYLDASAQGTPVVALGNAAREALRLIDVLEGMMQGLRDALDDGDRRRMAETKRMDDVLDRLNAAIKAYLSALDTDALSDGDQRRALEILTFAMNMEHAGDVVDRNLMGLARKRLKRGLAFSAEGRRDLLDLVDTLIVNLHTAGSLFMTGDARAARLLAREKEVFRRRENAATIAHFARLSTGRVESAETSALHLDLLRDLKRVNTHLVEAAAYPVLERSGDLLPSRLRGEAVGVTDDEE; encoded by the coding sequence ATGGAGTTCACCCTGGCGCTCGCCGATCTGGCGGGATGCGTGGCCCTGCTGCTGTGGGGCGTGCACATGGTGCAGACGGGCGTGCAGCGCGCGTTCGGTGCCCGGTTGCGTGCCGTTCTGGGCCGGGCGCTGGCCAACCGGGCGCAGTCCTTCCTGGTGGGCATGGGCGTCACCGCCCTGTTGCAGAGCAGCACGGCCACCGGCCTGATGGTCTCCGGCTTCGTCGCCGGCGGGCTGGTGGATCTGGTGCCGGCCCTGGCCGTCATGCTGGGCGCCAATGTCGGCACCACCCTGATCGTCCAGGCCCTGTCCTTCAACGTGGCGGCCATCGCCCCGGTGCTGATCCTGACCGGCTTCATCCTGTTCCGCCGGGGCGTGTCGCCCTCGCGCGACGTGGGCCGGGGCTTCATCGGCCTGGGCCTGATGCTGATGGCGCTGCACCAGTTGCTGGCCATCATCACCCCTTATGAGGACGCGCCCAGCCTGCGGATGCTGCTGGGCGCCATCGCCACCGAACCGGTGGTGGACGTCATCCTGGCGGCGGTGCTGACCTGGGCGGCGCATTCCAGCGTGGCGGTGGTGCTGCTGGTCATGTCGCTGGCGACGCAAAGTGCCGTGCCGCCCCAGGCCGCCTTCGCCCTGGTGCTGGGGGCGAACCTGGGCACCGCCATCAATCCGTTGCTGGAGGGGGCGGCCGGCGACGATCCCGTGGCCCGGCGCCTGCCGCTGGGCAATTTGCTGAACCGGGCGGTGGCGGTGCTGCTGGGCCTGGTGCTGATCCGGCAGATCGGGCCACTGATGGTGCGGTTGGAACCGGACGTCACCCGCGCCGTGGCGGATTTCCACACCCTGTTCAACGTGGCGGTGGGGGTGTTGTGTTTCCCCTTGCTGCCGGCCTACGCCCGGCTGCTGACGCGGATGCTGCCGGCACGGGTGGATGCGTCCGATCCCGGGCGGCCGCTGTACCTGGACGCGTCGGCCCAGGGCACGCCGGTGGTGGCGCTGGGCAACGCCGCGCGCGAGGCCCTGCGCCTGATCGATGTGCTGGAGGGCATGATGCAGGGCCTGCGCGACGCGCTGGACGATGGCGACCGCCGCCGCATGGCCGAGACCAAACGCATGGACGACGTGCTGGACCGGCTGAACGCCGCCATCAAGGCCTATCTCTCCGCCCTGGACACTGACGCCCTGTCGGACGGGGACCAGCGGCGCGCGCTGGAAATCCTGACCTTCGCCATGAACATGGAACATGCGGGCGACGTGGTGGACCGCAACCTGATGGGCCTGGCGCGCAAGCGGTTGAAGCGCGGCCTGGCTTTTTCCGCCGAAGGACGGCGGGACCTGCTGGATTTGGTCGACACCCTGATCGTCAATCTGCACACGGCCGGGTCGTTGTTCATGACCGGTGACGCCCGCGCCGCCCGCCTGCTGGCCCGCGAGAAGGAGGTGTTCCGCCGTCGCGAGAACGCGGCCACCATCGCCCACTTCGCCCGCCTCAGCACCGGCCGGGTGGAATCGGCCGAGACCAGCGCCCTGCATCTGGATCTGCTGCGCGACCTGAAGCGGGTGAACACCCATTTGGTGGAGGCCGCGGCCTATCCGGTGCTGGAACGCTCCGGCGACCTGCTGCCCAGCCGCCTCAGGGGTGAGGCGGTGGGCGTCACCGACGACGAGGAGTAA
- a CDS encoding winged helix DNA-binding domain-containing protein, with translation MDDVNNKVMSRAALNRALLARQMLLSRHAATPVAAVEAVAGLQAQEPRPPFVGLWSRLLGFRRADLLAPLHDRHLVRGTLLRGTQHLVSARDYAAWRPLLQPVLSAGFLGLGDRTRHIDPHPIAAAARLHMASPRTFTDLRAHLAAAFPDQPDDRAMGHAVRCHLPLVTVPDDSIWGIANDPLYIAADNWLSTPVGEGADIKDMVRRYLAAFGPATAADMQVWCGLKGLKPVLDGMAPDLVVLRDEKGRALYDLPDGPRPPPETPAPVRYVPAFDNLILAHADRTRIVDEAWRPRIVSKNLQVAATFLVDGFVAGIWKTTRKAKLATLTLEPFIPLAKADEDALRQEGEALLRFLEPDAPALAVIVQPS, from the coding sequence ATGGACGACGTGAATAATAAGGTCATGTCCCGGGCGGCGTTGAACCGGGCCCTGCTGGCGCGCCAGATGTTGCTGTCCCGCCATGCCGCCACCCCGGTCGCGGCGGTGGAGGCCGTGGCCGGTTTGCAGGCCCAGGAACCCCGCCCGCCCTTCGTGGGGCTGTGGTCACGCCTGCTGGGCTTCCGGCGCGCGGACCTGCTGGCCCCGCTGCACGACCGGCACCTGGTGCGGGGGACCCTGCTGCGCGGGACCCAACATCTGGTCAGCGCCCGCGACTACGCCGCCTGGCGACCCCTGCTGCAACCGGTGTTGAGCGCGGGATTCTTGGGGCTTGGCGACCGCACCCGCCACATCGATCCCCACCCTATCGCCGCCGCCGCCCGGCTGCACATGGCCAGCCCCCGCACCTTCACCGATCTGCGCGCCCATTTGGCCGCGGCTTTTCCGGACCAGCCGGACGACCGCGCCATGGGCCATGCCGTGCGTTGCCATCTGCCGCTGGTGACGGTGCCGGACGACAGCATCTGGGGCATCGCCAACGACCCCCTCTACATCGCCGCCGACAACTGGCTGTCCACGCCGGTGGGGGAGGGCGCGGACATCAAGGACATGGTGCGCCGCTACCTGGCCGCCTTCGGGCCCGCGACCGCCGCCGACATGCAGGTCTGGTGCGGGCTGAAGGGGTTGAAGCCCGTGCTGGACGGCATGGCGCCTGACCTGGTGGTGCTGCGCGATGAAAAGGGCCGGGCCCTGTATGACCTGCCCGATGGCCCGCGCCCGCCGCCGGAAACGCCGGCGCCGGTGCGTTATGTCCCCGCCTTCGACAATTTGATCCTGGCCCATGCCGACCGGACCCGCATCGTGGATGAGGCCTGGCGCCCCCGCATCGTGTCCAAGAATTTGCAGGTGGCCGCCACCTTCCTGGTGGACGGCTTCGTCGCCGGTATCTGGAAAACCACCCGCAAGGCCAAACTGGCTACCCTGACGCTGGAACCGTTCATCCCCCTGGCCAAGGCGGATGAGGACGCCCTGCGGCAGGAGGGGGAGGCGCTGTTGCGCTTCCTGGAACCGGACGCGCCGGCCCTGGCGGTGATCGTCCAGCCGTCTTAG
- a CDS encoding thioredoxin family protein: MTVRTTLSALGVTALLAVSAGAHAQVAAPQVGNVELKQPLPYPYDEAIDNQAVNAQVDAALAKAKKEHKRVLLDFGGNWCGDCRVLAGLVELPEVHAFLDKNYVMVTVDVGRYTKNMDVPARFGVPKFKGVPTVLVVEADGKLVNGDASFDLTDARHMEPQAVVDWLAKWAPPSKTASR; encoded by the coding sequence ATGACCGTTCGCACCACGCTTTCCGCCCTGGGCGTCACCGCCCTGCTGGCCGTTTCCGCCGGCGCCCATGCCCAGGTCGCCGCCCCGCAGGTGGGCAATGTGGAACTGAAGCAGCCCCTGCCCTACCCCTATGATGAGGCCATCGACAACCAGGCGGTCAACGCCCAGGTGGACGCGGCCCTGGCCAAGGCGAAGAAGGAACACAAGCGGGTGCTGCTGGATTTCGGCGGCAACTGGTGCGGTGATTGCCGCGTGCTGGCCGGCCTGGTGGAATTGCCCGAGGTTCACGCCTTCCTGGACAAGAACTACGTCATGGTGACGGTGGACGTGGGCCGCTACACCAAGAACATGGACGTGCCCGCCCGCTTCGGCGTGCCCAAGTTCAAGGGCGTGCCCACCGTGCTGGTGGTGGAGGCCGACGGCAAACTGGTGAACGGCGACGCCAGTTTCGACCTGACCGACGCCCGCCACATGGAACCGCAGGCCGTGGTCGATTGGCTGGCCAAGTGGGCCCCGCCGTCGAAAACCGCCTCGCGATAA
- a CDS encoding ATP-binding protein, which yields MLLALYPLAGLLDSTLVSAVPGWAPWNVRAGIGLALVMLWGPRRLPLLMAAAVAGLALRGLLFPGTVWVPSIVLPTLAEPLVFALPAVLLARRLPRDGAAFVLEDAEGVMRLLVLAMGGALAQSALLRALAWGLPAWPLAGGMLTGWDGRAIAADPVTMALQHWISDMAGIAVATSLALVAPRLVRHLRPGRLLRVEVLAQVAGMALSVAVIFPRVVGSRFYPVFIPLVWVAARSGLPGVVLALAALEASLSLGGALFDIQPYQALKLQILMLSLAMTGLLLGAVITERERVRAAAAKGEARLKTLIELAPDGIVILDAQGRVDQVNRLVADLTGRPADSLRGQPLDSLLRREVSDEWLVAADGAPLPVESSLSLVDEAGGRTGVLTIRDISARKRAAVALGQHRAAVEQAGRSHLSGELAAALAHELNQPLSAIVSYTGACQRVLDGADAPAKALELMAKAAAQAERAGAIIRHMREFFRTGQVDAGPVPAQDLAAGVARLLADEVASAAARLDLDVAPDLMLSADRLQVEQVLINLVRNALDALADRPAGDRRVLIQARATDDGAHADIRVADTGPGIAAEVAPRLFAPFTTTRRSGMGLGLTISRGIVEAHGGRLQALPAEAPLHGAVFRFTLPLAQADATPQEELPHAAA from the coding sequence ATGCTGCTGGCGCTGTACCCGCTGGCGGGATTGCTGGATTCCACCCTGGTTTCGGCCGTGCCCGGCTGGGCCCCGTGGAATGTCCGCGCCGGCATCGGCCTGGCCCTGGTGATGCTGTGGGGCCCCCGCCGCCTGCCCCTGCTGATGGCGGCAGCCGTGGCGGGGCTGGCCTTGCGCGGGCTGTTGTTCCCCGGCACGGTGTGGGTGCCGTCCATCGTCCTCCCCACCCTGGCCGAACCCTTGGTCTTCGCCCTGCCGGCCGTGCTGCTGGCCCGCCGCCTGCCCCGCGATGGCGCCGCCTTCGTGCTGGAGGATGCGGAGGGTGTGATGCGCCTGTTGGTCCTGGCCATGGGCGGCGCGCTGGCGCAAAGCGCCCTGCTGCGGGCCCTGGCCTGGGGCCTGCCGGCTTGGCCGCTGGCGGGGGGCATGCTGACCGGTTGGGATGGACGGGCCATCGCGGCCGATCCGGTGACCATGGCCCTGCAGCACTGGATCAGCGACATGGCCGGCATCGCCGTCGCCACGTCCCTGGCGCTGGTGGCCCCCAGGCTGGTGCGCCACCTTCGGCCCGGACGCCTGCTGCGGGTCGAGGTACTGGCCCAGGTAGCGGGCATGGCGTTATCCGTGGCCGTGATCTTCCCCCGGGTGGTGGGGTCGCGTTTCTATCCCGTGTTCATTCCCCTGGTTTGGGTGGCGGCGCGCAGCGGCCTGCCGGGCGTCGTGCTGGCGCTGGCGGCGCTGGAAGCCAGTCTCAGCCTGGGGGGTGCCTTGTTCGACATCCAGCCCTACCAGGCGCTGAAGCTGCAAATCCTGATGCTGTCGCTGGCCATGACCGGCCTGCTGCTGGGGGCCGTCATCACGGAACGCGAACGCGTGCGGGCGGCGGCGGCCAAGGGTGAGGCGCGGCTGAAAACCCTGATCGAGCTGGCGCCCGACGGCATCGTCATCCTGGACGCCCAGGGCCGGGTGGACCAGGTGAACCGCCTGGTGGCCGACCTGACCGGCCGCCCGGCCGACAGCTTGCGCGGCCAGCCACTGGACAGCCTGCTGCGGCGCGAGGTTTCGGATGAATGGCTGGTGGCGGCCGACGGCGCCCCGCTGCCGGTGGAATCGTCGCTGTCGCTGGTGGATGAGGCAGGCGGACGCACCGGCGTGCTGACCATCCGCGACATCAGCGCCCGCAAGCGCGCCGCCGTGGCGCTGGGCCAGCACCGCGCGGCGGTGGAGCAGGCCGGCCGCAGCCATCTGTCGGGGGAACTGGCGGCGGCCCTGGCGCATGAGCTGAACCAGCCGCTGTCGGCCATCGTCAGCTACACCGGCGCCTGCCAGCGCGTCCTGGACGGCGCCGACGCGCCCGCCAAGGCGCTGGAACTGATGGCCAAGGCGGCCGCACAGGCGGAACGGGCCGGCGCCATCATCCGCCACATGCGCGAATTCTTCCGCACCGGCCAGGTGGACGCAGGCCCCGTGCCGGCCCAGGATCTGGCGGCGGGTGTCGCCCGCCTGCTGGCGGATGAGGTGGCCAGCGCCGCCGCCCGGCTGGATTTGGACGTGGCGCCGGACTTGATGCTGTCGGCCGACCGGCTGCAGGTGGAACAGGTGCTGATCAACCTGGTGCGCAACGCCCTGGATGCCCTGGCCGACCGTCCGGCCGGCGACCGCCGCGTCCTGATCCAGGCGCGCGCCACCGACGATGGTGCCCATGCCGACATCCGTGTGGCCGACACCGGCCCCGGCATCGCGGCGGAGGTCGCACCCCGCCTGTTCGCCCCCTTCACCACCACCCGGCGCAGCGGCATGGGTCTGGGCCTGACCATCAGCCGCGGCATCGTCGAGGCGCACGGCGGCCGTTTGCAGGCCCTGCCGGCGGAGGCGCCCCTGCACGGCGCCGTCTTCCGTTTCACCTTGCCGCTGGCCCAGGCGGATGCCACGCCACAGGAGGAATTGCCCCATGCCGCCGCCTGA